The following is a genomic window from Colletotrichum lupini chromosome 5, complete sequence.
CAAACGCGGTTATTCTTCGGCTGGCCGTTTTTTTGTGACGTCTGGTCTGCTGTGGGTACCCGACAAACAACCCTGCATACAATTTTTGATCAGAGGAAACGGCGGTCTTTTCCTGTTGATGCCGAACGACGTCGAGAGATACTGACCGTTGAGGTTTTATCCGTTCCCACTCAAGCACTCCGATCGCTGGATTTGAGCAAGTCTATCCGCCGGCGAGTTCCCAGCGGATCGGAATTAGGGTTTCTAGGTGCGACCGAGCATTGTCATCCTCAGGCAAATCGCGAATTCTCATGACCTTGGAGTTGTGATTCACATTCTCATTTGCCGGACACACGAATGCGAAATATTCCAACTTGGGAAAGACATCACGTTTTCCCGGAATATTCCAGCACGGCACCCACTCATTTGAACACCTGACCCCTCAAAGTAAGGCATTGGAGAGACGTCGAATTTTGGTACAGCGTGGTATATCTTACAGTACACCGCAGTCACTGAATTTTCACACACCGCCATCAAGCGCTACATCATGGAGACATCAGAGTCAGCAGCACAAGCCGTTCCGGTCCTTAGCACTGGGAACGATGCCAAACGAGTATCGAAGAAGCGGTCGCTGGAAGACGTTGAGCAGGGAGATATGATGCCCAACGGATCACAATCTCATCGGGCCTCATCGCATGAGCCCGAGGCCAAGCGAGCGAGAACGGAGCAAATCGGTCAATCAGTCGAGCAGGATGTGTCAATGGACTCGGAAGGCGCCGATGAGGGCGAGCTGGAGGAAGACGGAGAGGTTCTACCTTCCGAACCCGAATCCGAAGACCAGAGGGTCGTCGCCGCAGAGAGTGGAGGAAACGCCGGATCTCGCACGCGTTCAAAGGTGTCTTCTTCGGGGGAAGAGTCAGATGCAGGCAGCAAACGGACGACCCGTTCAatgtcggcggcggcgagtgGCCCATCTCAAGTTGGATGGAATCAAGGCATCACGTCCCAGATCCGGACATCACTTGGAGGGCCCAAGACCAAGGCCGCACCGGTGCCGGCCAAGGTCTCTATTGCTGAGGAGGAAAGCGCGCCTGCTGCCACACCTGCATCCGATTCTCAAGAAGCGCCTGCACCGACCGAGGCAACCGAGCCAGCCCAACCTGCCCAACCGGCATCAAAGGAGCCCAAAATCTCTCGACAGCAGCGAAGAGCCGAAGCCGCCGCTCTCGAGAAAGAAAAGGCACAAAATGAAAAGAGTGCTTTCGTCTATGAGGGTATGACTTTCTTCCAACCCAACAAGAAGACGCTTTTGCAACCAAAGGGAAACAACCTAGGCAGTGGAGTGTGGAGATCCAAGTTTAAGAGCTGGGCCCAGTCATTCATCAGCCGCAATAGCGAGCAGGAGCAGCTGCTCACGCCCGAAATTCTCGTCGCCGCTCTGCAGGACTACATTGCGCATCGGGCGCAGTGGAATAAGAAGAGGCAGTCCCCGGCCGCCACCACCGAGTCACGCAAGCCCGAAACGAGGACTGACATGGCCTCCATCCTGGCGTCGGCTGTGAAGAAGCCTACCCGCCAGCTAGGATCGGAAGAGTCGCCCCTGATCATCcacgacgacgaggacgaggtcgACGACGACATTCAAGAAGTATCACCTCCTTCCGGTGCCAGACGGGAGTCCAGCGATCAGCATTCGGCTACAACACCATCTCAAAACGACGTGGTGGAAGTGGtggacgacgaggacgaggagatGGAGGAAGAGCAAGGTGAACCTGGACAGGCGATCATgaccgaggaggaggacctGGAGCAGCAGCGAAAGTACTTCCCTGGCCTGGCAGACACCGCCCAGATCTGCGTGTACTGCGCAACTCTCGGACACACCTCGATGGCTTGCCCCAACACTCGTTGCAAGTTCTGCGAACATACCGACCACTTTTCGTGGAACTGCCCTACACGCGAGAGGTGCACTAAGTGTCGCCAGCTCGGCCACGGCAAGACCCAGTGCAAGGAGAAGCTCATTCACCTGGATGAGGAGGGCATGGAGTGTGCCCTATGTGGCTCCCAGGCTCATCAGGAGAACGAGTGCGAGAGAGTCTGGCGGTCATACAAGCCTTTGAGGATGATCAAGAAGGTTAAGCCGTTCCCTGCCTTCTGCAGCTTTTGCGGAAACGAGAGCCACTACTCTTCCGATTGTCATCTGAACCGTGACAGACCGAAAAGCGAAACGTGGACGCTCAAGAACAGACACCTCTACGTCGACAAGAACGCAACCGATGGCCCGATCAGCGACTTCGCTAGTCAGCCCCAGAACCCCAAGTTCGCCCCTCTCTCGATCAAGGGCTCTGCAGCCAAGCGAAACCACATCTTCTACCCCGATAGCGACGGGTCGGAGGAGGGCGAGTTCATCAGCCAGAAGGTGAAGCCGCGTGCTCCACTCGGCAACATCCAGATGTCGACCAACCTCCAGATCAACGCCGGCAACTTTGGACCACCACCGCAGACGCAGTCAAACGGGCGCGGTGGCCAGCAGCGAAATGGGTGGTCAGCGCAGCAGCCTCCCCTCCCTCCAGGACCTCCACCTCCAGGTCCGCCACCACAGGGCTCGTACTCGCGAATGTCTAGAAGCCACAACAACCAGTCGCGCCAGCCGGCGAACGGTCTGCCCCCCAAGCCCCCAGCACCGCAGTCGCAGCAACACGGGCGAGCAGGACCGAATCCGCCGAAGAAGCAGAGGACAAGGAACCATTCCGGAAACTCCAATGCGGGAGccgcgcagcagcagcagaacGGTGGGGGCTCGGCGGCATCGCGCCGAAGGGGCAAGAACAAACGCGGTGGGAAGCAAGGATGAGCGTTTGGAATGATTGGCTGGCGCGCGACGCCGTTGGAAAAAGGGGCGTACAGTACGCTGGACGGGATGGATGGGTGTGTCGCGCGACCGCGAGCAAAGGTGGTGCGAAGTCACGGGAAGAGGCGAGGAACATCATGTACGACAAAAGTGTACGAGTTGCGACAAGAAAAACCTCGAAGCGAAATCGGAGGGAAGGAGACTCAGACAGCAGCGTGACGATGCGCGACGGAAATGCGCGACGACAGCCTTGCCTTTATGGTTGGGTGAACGACTATGGACGAAACTGGCGCGGCGAGGGCGGAAGGGGGGTGGTGGTTAGCTTTACATTTTGCAAGCGGGAAGATGGAGTTGCGTCGGGCCAATCGTTGCGCATGCGCAAGTTGACGTGGACTGATTTCCTGCGCACAACAGTATTCCCTATCTCGGAAGTGGATCAGGGTCATTAGGTTGACCAGAAGCCGGGTGCGGGAGACAGACAGTAGGTGTTTTGGAGAGGACTCGGGATCAGTAGTTTTCTTAATGAACCCCCCCGGTTATTCGCACAGAAAGCTGGTGGGTTAGAATTACTACTATTTTgcgttttataaactttcgCCATCGGACCTGGTGTGTTTGACCGGCCTGTGGATGGATTTTACATCTGGATTTTGAATTTTTTTTCCCATCACTTGAAGACATGGATTTTGAGTAGCCGAGACCGAAAAGTCTCGTTCTGGGAAACTAACAAGGGATCATGTCGATTTTTGACTCATTGCGAGATGCCACGACATTGGGAAATCATCCCTGGCTGGCCACTTTCGTGGCTGGGGGAAGAAAGATTGAATCATTGACGGTGAAGAGGCCGTGTCGTCTAGACGATGCTAACCTGCTCTGTACCGCAAGTTGTTTCGGCATGGGATGGACATAGTCAAGGGTTGGAGGAAAGCGATAGGACAGTTTCCGCGCGGcttgggagggggggggggggggggggggggaaaaaaaaaaggggaaaaaaaggAGAAGGGGGGGTTTTTTTTGTcccggggggggggtttttttgttttgttgtgtggggggggggggggtggggggggggggggggggggggggggggggggggggtggtgtaagaagaaaaaggggaaaaaaagaggatatcgTGGTCTTCTTGTTCCCCGGGGGCGTGTCTATTTTGTTCGTTTTGATGTATGTCGGTGACTTGGTTGAACATGGACGGCGCTTAGGCTTGGTGTGTTAGTCACAATGTCGACCACGTCGTGGGCATTGCCTTGGTTTTTGCACCCTTGGGAAACGCTTGGGCTTCAATATAAAAAATTTGTCGTGGACTTGTTGTGTGGACGGACGAGGGTTTTTGACGATTTGTCGgtgtgtgtgcgtgtgtggTGTGTAAGTGCGTCGTTGCGAACTTGCGGTGCGGTCAGTGTCTGGGGGCTGGGTTAAAGTTGTGGATATgattttttcttcttcctttTGTTTGAATGTTTGGTTCGTGATGCATGGGTATTTTTTGATGCAGTGGTTTGGTGGATTTTCATAGTGGATATAAGACTAGGAGTTGGGAGACCGGGGATGTTGGGTAGGGGTTATTGGTCTTGGGAGGAAAACGTGGGTTGTGGGTTTTTG
Proteins encoded in this region:
- a CDS encoding zinc knuckle, which gives rise to METSESAAQAVPVLSTGNDAKRVSKKRSLEDVEQGDMMPNGSQSHRASSHEPEAKRARTEQIGQSVEQDVSMDSEGADEGELEEDGEVLPSEPESEDQRVVAAESGGNAGSRTRSKVSSSGEESDAGSKRTTRSMSAAASGPSQVGWNQGITSQIRTSLGGPKTKAAPVPAKVSIAEEESAPAATPASDSQEAPAPTEATEPAQPAQPASKEPKISRQQRRAEAAALEKEKAQNEKSAFVYEGMTFFQPNKKTLLQPKGNNLGSGVWRSKFKSWAQSFISRNSEQEQLLTPEILVAALQDYIAHRAQWNKKRQSPAATTESRKPETRTDMASILASAVKKPTRQLGSEESPLIIHDDEDEVDDDIQEVSPPSGARRESSDQHSATTPSQNDVVEVVDDEDEEMEEEQGEPGQAIMTEEEDLEQQRKYFPGLADTAQICVYCATLGHTSMACPNTRCKFCEHTDHFSWNCPTRERCTKCRQLGHGKTQCKEKLIHLDEEGMECALCGSQAHQENECERVWRSYKPLRMIKKVKPFPAFCSFCGNESHYSSDCHLNRDRPKSETWTLKNRHLYVDKNATDGPISDFASQPQNPKFAPLSIKGSAAKRNHIFYPDSDGSEEGEFISQKVKPRAPLGNIQMSTNLQINAGNFGPPPQTQSNGRGGQQRNGWSAQQPPLPPGPPPPGPPPQGSYSRMSRSHNNQSRQPANGLPPKPPAPQSQQHGRAGPNPPKKQRTRNHSGNSNAGAAQQQQNGGGSAASRRRGKNKRGGKQG